One Oncorhynchus kisutch isolate 150728-3 linkage group LG11, Okis_V2, whole genome shotgun sequence genomic region harbors:
- the LOC109898851 gene encoding opioid growth factor receptor-like protein 1 → MGNLMGSLRYKEPRTVEECDSTWESDSESEEQPGDEDSGISECVSRFETGRCGEQANMSPKPSDSKSSTKMKRSFYAAKDLYKYRHSYPNYKAPRLPNDYRNLRFYLNKIPLIPDGIFIEEILTKWRGNYDKLEHNHTYIQWLFPLREQGLNFYAQELTQEEIKEFQSTREAKRRFLLAYTLMLDFYGIKLLDKSGNVARASNWQERFQHLNESQHNYLRITRILKSLGELGFEAFKAPLVRLLLDEALCRGTLPNMLHSTLEYYVYTIRLRSHRRSLLRYARQHYQPANTFLWGPPARRRGAEAGPGGRVAEPTPERERRGGDPHRACSPLTKKDSVGGGGGGGDGKGTKGYTVSTKTLQEGVMERGRGDRGKYLETVPL, encoded by the exons ATGGGAAATCTGATGGGCAGTTTGCGCTACAAGGAGCCGAGAACTGTGGAGGAATGCGACTCGACATGGGAGTCAGACTCGGAAAGCGAAGAGCAGCCGGGTGATGAGGACAGCGGGATATCGGAGTGTGTCAGCCGATTTGAGACAGGGAGATGCGGCGAACAGGCGAACATGTCCCCGAAG CCCTCTGACTCTAAATCCAGCACCAAGATGAAGAGGAGTTTTTATGCTGCAAAGGATCTTTACAAATATCGCCACAGCTATCCA aACTACAAGGCGCCCCGGCTACCTAATGACTACCGCAACCTCCGCTTCTACCTGAACAAGATCCCTCTAATACCAGacg GTATCTTCATTGAGGAGATCCTGACCAAATGGAGAGGAAATTATGACAAGCTGGAGCACAATCACACCTACATACAGTG GCTTTTCCCTCTGAGGGAGCAAGGGCTCAACTTCTATGCTCAAGAACTCACTCAGGAGGAGATCAAG GAATTCCAAAGCACTCGGGAGGCCAAGCGGCGATTTCTGCTGGCATACACACTCATGCTGGATTTTTACGGGATCAAACTCCTGGATAAAAGTGGGAATGTCGCCCGAGCTTCCAACTGGCAAGAACGCTTTCAGCACCTCAATGA gtcCCAGCATAACTATCTGCGGATCACACGCATCCTCAAGTCTCTGGGCGAGCTGGGCTTTGAGGCCTTCAAGGCTCCCCTGGTGCGTCTGCTGCTGGACGAGGCTCTGTGCCGGGGCACCCTGCCCAACATGCTGCACAGCACCCTAGAGTATTACGTCTACACCATCCGCCTCCGCTCCCACCGCCGCAGCCTGCTCCGGTACGCCCGCCAGCACTACCAGCCGGCCAACACCTTCCTCTGGGGGCCCCcggccaggaggagaggagctgaggcaGGGCCAGGAGGCAGGGTGGCAGAACCCAccccagagagggagaggagaggaggagacccccATAGGGCTTGTAGTCCACTTACAAAGAAGGACTcagtgggaggggggggtgggggaggagaTGGGAAGGGAACCAAGGGCTATACCGTCTCCACCAAAACCCTCCAGGAGGGGGTGATGGAGAGGGGTAGGGGGGACAGGGGCAAGTACCTTGAGACTGTTCCACTGTAG